Proteins encoded within one genomic window of Companilactobacillus zhachilii:
- a CDS encoding iron-sulfur cluster biosynthesis family protein produces the protein MKINIKPEAITYLENKNVPTDATIILTTDDGSNKYSSLGGSCAIGDKFQLVILKDADPKYTVELENEAGFNLSTSPSDADLMTNGLNISLWHNALALKDNSGILDGALSVVDWRNVKPETEAERREKMLSLGDKIC, from the coding sequence ATGAAAATTAATATTAAACCAGAAGCAATCACATACTTAGAAAATAAAAATGTTCCAACCGATGCAACTATTATTCTTACAACTGATGATGGTTCCAACAAGTACTCTAGTCTTGGTGGTAGCTGTGCTATCGGTGACAAGTTCCAACTAGTTATTTTGAAAGACGCCGATCCAAAATATACCGTTGAATTAGAAAACGAGGCTGGATTTAACCTAAGCACATCCCCATCTGATGCTGATTTGATGACAAATGGCTTGAACATCTCACTTTGGCACAATGCATTAGCCTTGAAAGATAATAGCGGTATCTTAGACGGTGCTTTATCAGTAGTCGACTGGAGAAATGTTAAACCTGAGACTGAAGCTGAACGTCGTGAAAAAATGCTTAGTTTAGGCGATAAAATTTGTTAA
- a CDS encoding LytTR family transcriptional regulator DNA-binding domain-containing protein yields MNLVELNDVTIANNLVHYSLSIQQYERLGLVMDNQESQLLLDLLSGRIFPSSGNFQLNAELMFKRDTDGMYDDLTVKTYLKLFFELAKTRIDLKQVMEIFHLDSEMKTKISNLSVDQKERLHLLRIYLFQPKILLLESPLRKLTSSGARLYLELVEYLRTKGITIVVMASSLNELQQLSTVCYRINNNRLEKIDSSATKNNLKIVSRRNEQIIYFDVSEIDFIESINGVTNLSVAGKYYPVNFTLNEMTAKLVSEDFFRCHRSYIVNLKMVLSIENYSKNSYTIILKNQSRTELPLSRTKVTEIKQLLGTIQR; encoded by the coding sequence ATGAATTTGGTGGAATTAAATGATGTGACCATTGCCAATAATTTGGTTCATTATTCTTTGAGTATTCAGCAATATGAGCGACTTGGTCTAGTGATGGATAATCAAGAAAGCCAGTTATTGTTAGATTTACTCTCGGGGAGAATTTTTCCCAGTTCAGGTAACTTTCAGCTTAATGCGGAGTTGATGTTCAAGAGAGATACTGATGGGATGTATGATGATTTGACTGTTAAAACATATCTGAAGTTATTCTTTGAATTAGCTAAAACTAGAATTGATTTGAAGCAGGTAATGGAAATATTTCATTTGGATTCAGAAATGAAAACTAAAATCAGCAATTTATCAGTGGATCAAAAAGAACGGTTACACTTGTTGCGAATCTATTTATTTCAGCCAAAGATTTTGTTACTGGAGAGTCCATTGCGTAAATTAACAAGTTCAGGTGCGAGGTTGTATTTGGAATTGGTGGAATATCTGCGGACTAAAGGAATCACAATCGTTGTTATGGCTTCTTCTTTGAATGAATTACAACAATTGAGCACTGTTTGTTATCGAATTAATAATAACCGCTTAGAAAAGATTGACTCATCAGCAACTAAAAATAATCTAAAAATTGTCAGTCGTCGTAATGAGCAAATCATTTATTTTGATGTTTCTGAGATAGATTTTATTGAAAGCATTAACGGTGTTACTAATTTATCAGTTGCTGGGAAATACTATCCGGTTAATTTTACTTTGAATGAAATGACGGCCAAATTAGTGTCAGAAGATTTCTTTAGATGTCATCGATCGTACATAGTTAATTTAAAAATGGTGCTGTCAATTGAGAATTATTCGAAAAATAGTTACACGATTATTCTTAAAAATCAGTCACGGACCGAGTTGCCTTTGTCGAGAACTAAGGTTACTGAAATTAAGCAACTATTAGGTACAATTCAGCGGTAA
- the arsC gene encoding arsenate reductase (thioredoxin) — MKKIYFICTGNSCRSQMAEGFAKKAFSNEWQVESAGIEAHGVNPLAITAMAEVGIDLSKNKSKIIDNDFLNDCDVVVTLCGDAKDRCPMTPPSVKKIHWPLEDPAQATGSETERMVVFRQVRNQISDLVNDLAASLQ; from the coding sequence ATGAAGAAAATTTATTTCATTTGTACAGGAAATTCTTGTCGAAGTCAGATGGCAGAAGGTTTTGCTAAAAAAGCTTTTAGTAATGAATGGCAAGTTGAAAGCGCCGGAATTGAAGCACATGGAGTTAATCCTTTAGCAATCACAGCAATGGCTGAGGTTGGGATTGATCTTTCAAAGAATAAATCTAAGATAATTGATAATGATTTTCTCAATGATTGTGACGTGGTGGTCACTCTTTGTGGGGATGCTAAAGATCGTTGTCCAATGACACCGCCAAGTGTTAAAAAAATACATTGGCCATTGGAAGATCCAGCTCAAGCTACTGGCTCTGAAACTGAAAGAATGGTTGTCTTCCGTCAAGTTCGCAATCAAATCAGCGATTTGGTTAATGATTTAGCAGCAAGTTTACAATAG
- a CDS encoding alcohol dehydrogenase catalytic domain-containing protein — MRAAYIEQTGSIDQIIIGDLPMPELTDSEVLVKTIAVSVNFVDTFVRAGGFKTKLAFPFVIGRDAVGTVVKVGTKVDNFKIGDLVWTNSMGYDGRQGTTSEFVAVPKERLFAVPDGVDPVKLVASVHSSATAAILLGDILQVEPDHSLLVEGAAGHVGSKLVSLAKPLGLDVATTSNKRDFAKLTKQGVDSTYDYHQPISNIVETFDYIVDTSGKVDLQANLDKLKLRGQVGLITAPSTNKFTFDVRQMYTSTKSIKGFVISHATLTQLQNAGHLLNKSFAAGKLLDDKILQLPMEQAAKAQKMLVEGQTKNQKIILKMS; from the coding sequence GTGCGTGCTGCATATATTGAACAAACTGGTAGTATCGATCAAATTATAATCGGGGATTTACCAATGCCAGAGTTGACTGATTCTGAAGTTTTGGTGAAGACAATTGCAGTGTCAGTTAATTTCGTTGATACTTTTGTGCGTGCTGGTGGCTTTAAAACAAAGCTGGCTTTTCCATTCGTAATTGGCAGAGATGCTGTCGGAACTGTGGTTAAAGTGGGAACTAAAGTCGATAATTTTAAAATAGGTGATTTAGTTTGGACTAATAGTATGGGGTATGACGGTCGCCAGGGAACAACAAGCGAATTTGTCGCTGTACCAAAAGAACGACTCTTTGCAGTTCCTGATGGAGTTGATCCTGTTAAATTAGTCGCATCAGTTCATTCCTCAGCAACTGCGGCGATTTTACTAGGTGATATTTTACAAGTTGAGCCTGACCATAGTTTGTTAGTGGAAGGTGCTGCTGGACATGTTGGCTCCAAGCTAGTTTCGTTGGCTAAGCCATTGGGACTGGATGTTGCTACCACAAGTAATAAACGAGATTTTGCCAAGTTAACAAAGCAGGGTGTCGATTCAACCTACGATTATCATCAGCCGATTTCAAATATAGTGGAAACTTTTGATTATATCGTTGATACTTCTGGTAAAGTCGATTTGCAAGCTAATCTTGATAAATTGAAGCTTCGTGGACAAGTGGGTCTAATCACGGCACCATCAACTAATAAGTTCACTTTTGATGTACGTCAAATGTACACAAGTACTAAGTCCATCAAGGGTTTTGTCATTAGCCATGCCACTCTAACGCAATTACAAAATGCTGGTCATTTATTGAACAAAAGTTTTGCGGCCGGAAAGTTATTAGATGATAAAATATTGCAACTGCCGATGGAACAAGCAGCTAAGGCTCAGAAAATGTTAGTTGAAGGTCAAACCAAGAATCAGAAAATAATTCTCAAAATGTCATAA
- a CDS encoding iron-sulfur cluster biosynthesis family protein produces the protein MSYERILIMEANFKPAALDYLENKIPNNSVVILTTDDGSNKYSSIGATCALADKFQLIILNQPDDNFTIPIQNNANYHLTMADYEKYLVSDQLTVDFDHGTLTLKDKSGILDNALSVIDWRNVSPESEKDRLNKMVTLGDQIC, from the coding sequence ATGTCATACGAAAGGATTTTAATTATGGAAGCAAATTTCAAACCCGCAGCACTAGATTACTTAGAGAACAAAATCCCCAACAACAGCGTTGTCATTTTAACAACTGATGATGGTTCAAATAAATACTCCAGTATTGGTGCAACTTGTGCCTTAGCTGACAAATTTCAACTGATTATCTTAAATCAACCGGATGATAATTTTACTATTCCGATTCAAAACAATGCCAATTATCATCTAACAATGGCCGATTACGAAAAATATTTAGTTAGTGACCAGTTAACGGTTGATTTTGACCACGGTACTTTAACCTTAAAAGACAAAAGCGGTATTCTAGATAACGCTTTATCCGTTATCGATTGGCGCAATGTTAGTCCCGAAAGTGAAAAAGATCGACTCAACAAGATGGTAACTTTGGGCGATCAAATCTGCTAA